A single window of Mangifera indica cultivar Alphonso chromosome 18, CATAS_Mindica_2.1, whole genome shotgun sequence DNA harbors:
- the LOC123202472 gene encoding protein ARABIDILLO 1, with amino-acid sequence MGSLDSGKFQEKMGNWEEAFDRFEQVVASGSETMQVKAIMKLAHFTDSFPEDVLARTIPILAKIFEENNGSLPVQQAAAYCLKQIASRGDGPGSMLTIEIGQSGVACAVLRLLPQAGNGFRRALVKCLNTLVTFGKVNRVILASNGGVEIVIDMLNSCHDGTRRYLLEILSALTLLREVRRALAALGGLRFLVEAAQIGSMVSRERACQAIGLLGVSRRARHTFVELGVIPVLVELFRIGDSSSKLVAGNSLGVISAHVDYIRPVAEAGAIPLYAELLQAIDPIGKEIAKDVFCILAVTESNAVSIAEHLVRILREGDDEAKTAAADVLWDLSGYKHSTSVFGSSGAIPVLVNLLSYENDEVKEKVSGAIAQLSYNEQDRVALTDAGVVPIMLELLHDESDELRDNAAEALINFSEDPLQEEQISGAIGVASFQIMQNRLIRLRISDEHVARSMRRMSIDSLTWDPDLLLNRPNSSAYCF; translated from the exons ATGGGCAGTTTAGATAGTGGGAAATTTCAAGAAAAGATGGGAAATTGGGAAGAAGCTTTTGATCGCTTTGAACAAGTGGTTGCTTCTGGGTCTGAGACTATGCAAGTAAAGGCTATAATGAAGCTTGCCCATTTCACTGATAGTTTTCCTGAAGATGTGTTAGCCAGGACTATTCCAATCCTTGccaaaatttttgaagaaaataatgGCAGTTTGCCTGTGCAACAAGCGGCTGCTTATTGCTTAAAACAAATTGCTTCACGAGGGGATGGGCCTGGTAGTATGTTGACTATTGAGATTGGTCAGTCTGGTGTTGCTTGTGCTGTGTTAAGGTTATTGCCACAAGCTGGCAATGGTTTTCGAAGAGCTCTTGTTAAATGTTTAAACACTCTTGTCACATTTGGGAAAGTAAATCGGGTGATTTTAGCTAGCAACGGTGGGGTGGAGATTGTTATTGATATGTTGAATTCGTGTCATGATGGTACTAGGAGGTATTTGTTGGAGATTTTGAGTGCGTTGACCTTGTTGAGAGAGGTTCGGAGGGCACTTGCTGCTCTAGGAGGGTTAAGATTTCTTGTTGAGGCTGCTCAGATTGGCAGTATGGTTTCTAGAGAAAGAGCCTGTCAAGCAATTGGGTTGCTTGGAGTTTCGCGGCGCGCTAGGCATACTTTTGTTGAATTGGGAGTGATTCCGGTTCTTGTGGAGTTGTTTAGGATTGGAGATAGTTCGTCAAAGTTGGTGGCTGGTAATTCTCTTGGTGTGATATCGGCTCATGTTGATTACATTAGGCCAGTTGCTGAAGCAGGGGCTATTCCCTTATACGCTGAGTTACTTCAAGCAATTGATCCTATTGGCAAAGAAATTGCTAAGGATGTGTTTTGTATATTAGCTGTTACTGAATCGAATGCAGTTTCAATAGCTGAACACTTGGTGAGAATTCTTAGAGAAGGTGATGATGAAGCTAAAACTGCAGCTGCTGATGTTCTGTGGGATCTGTCTGGTTACAAGCATTCAACTTCAGTTTTTGGAAGCTCGGGCGCAATCCCAGTCCTAGTTAATCTTTTGAGTTATGAAAATGATGAAGTCAAGGAGAAGGTATCTGGGGCTATTGCCCAATTAAGTTACAACGAGCAAGATCGAGTAGCACTTACCGATGCAGGGGTAGTACCAATTATGCTTGAGTTGCTGCATGATGAATCTGACGAGCTGAGAGACAATGCTGCAGAGGCTCTTATAAATTTTTCTGAAGATCCATTGCAAGAGGAGCAAATATCCGGAGCAATTGGTGTTGCATCATTTCAGATTATGCAAAATAGGTTGATCAGACTTCGCATTTCTGACGAGCATGTGGCTAGGTCCATGAGACGGATGAGCATCGATTCACTGACTTGGGACCCTGATCTTCT TTTGAACAGACCCAACTCTTCTGCATATTGCTTTTGA